GAGATCGATAAATTTACTGAAGTCAGAAATTGCCTTGTCGCGATCTCGCTTTCTATCATAGGCAAGGGCTCGGTTATAGTAGGAATCGGGATCTTTTGGATCTAGAACGATCGCCTGGTCGTAGTCCATAATCGCCAGATCATCTTGATCTTTTTTTGCTCTGGCAAGCGCGCGGTCGAAATAGGCGGGAGAGGTTGGTTTAAGGGCGATGGACTTATCATAGTCACTGATGGCGCGATCGTAGTCTTTTATACGGTAGTAAGCCAAACCGCGAGTTAAATAAGCGCTTGAATACCCGGGATTCAATTCGATTGCCTTATCCAGATCGGGGATTGCTTTGCTATATTCTGCTTGATCGAAATAGACAGATCCTCGGTTGTAATATGCCAGATAAAGCCCAGGGTCAAGAGAAATGGCTGTATTACAGTCATCCAATGAAGCACTGTACATCTTCTTTCGCAGATAGACGCAGCCTCGGTTGCTATAGGCTAGAGCGATCTTTGAGTCGAGTTCGATTGATTTATTATAGTCGGCAAGCGCCAAGTCATTTTTGTCTAGGAACAAATAGGCCGTACCGCGATTGTTATAGGGCGATGCCCAACTCGAATCGAGCTCGATGGCCGTATTTGCGTTATCAAGCGCCAGATTGTATTTTTCAAGAGAGATATACACCGATGACTTGCAGTTGTATGCGCTTGGAGCCTGTGGATCAAGAGCGATGGCTCTGTCGAACTCAGCGAGAGCCTTGTCATATTCGTGGGTTTTGTTATAAGCAAGGCCGCGTTCGACGCATTTGTCCGCTTCTTCAGCATCGGTAAGGTAAATACTAAAGCTGGCCCCACTATGAACGATTGCACTGACAGTCTTTTCATTGTTGCGGATGATGGTGCCCTGCACATCTGGCGTAAGTATCACACCTGCTATGCACACAAAACATAAGATGAAACCATACTTTCCATTGATTGCCATGTAACTTCTCCTATCCGTGTTGTAGCTTTATTTTAGTTGGGAAAATAAGCGTCCCAAGATACTTTACTTATTGAGTCTTTCGAAAGTTAAAACATTACTCCTGTAAGCTCGCTCGGTAATGTTGTAGTGATTACTATAAGCTATTATTGGCTTTTCGCTTGAAAAACGCTCAGTAATATCTTAACGACATAGCAAAAAGCCTCACCTGAATATAGGTGAGGCTTTTATTTGAAGTAATTTAGCTCATTTTGTGACGTTGCCAGGCATTCCGCTGTTGGGTCCACCCATAGGGCAACTACCTCTCATAGGGGCGGGACCGCCGGGGCCTTTTCCCATCCCCATTCCAGGGCCGAAACTTTGGCACTTGCTAATTTTGTCGCGCAGCTTCGTTTTTTGCTCAGCGTTCAAAACGCTGGAGCCAACTAGCATGTGATCGATCATCGAGTTGCCAAGTTCTGTTTGTAAGGACTGTATCTCGCCGCGCTTAGCTTGGATGGCTGCATTATCAGGGGTGTCGGCAAGGATTAACAGAGCCATCTCTTTCATCTTCGCCTGCATTTCGGATCTTTGCGTTTGCGTTTCGGTCATGCATTTCTTGCATTCCTCTTGCAACGCTGTCGTTTGTTCTTGGCTTAGGTTTAAATCACGAGCCATCATCGAGAACATACCCATCCCCATTCCCATACCCTTACCCATTCCTGTCGGTTGTCCCATTTGACAATTAGGATTGGCTTGGTTGACTGCTGCGGGTCCTCTCCCCATTCCAGGACCGCCACGTCCGCGTTGCGCAACTGCTATACTGACAGTCAGAGCAAGAATCAATGCCAGAATAACTACAATATTTCGTTTCTTCATGCTACATCCTCCGTTTCTGTTTTGGAAATCTACAAAAATTCTTATAGACGAGCTTAAATCCAGGCTGAATTTAAGTTACTATTATTAAAGACGTTTTAGTTGGCCATTTGTTCAGTATATCATTATAATCGGTCATGGTAATATCTTTTTACGCTTAGGCTATGTAAAGGACCAATGATGACTAGACAGGTTGAACGGCGAGTGTTGTTTGACACGGTGGCTGACCTTTATAACGAGGCTCGGCCAGGATATCCGGCGGAGATGATTGAAGATATTATTTCCATCACAGGAGTGCCCCAAGGAGGACGGATACTTGAAGTTGGCGCAGGAACTGGTCAGGCGACGCTTGGGTTTGCGAAAAAGGGGTTTGAGATACTGTCTTTAGAACTTGGAGCAAATCTAGCCGAACGCGCCCGGCAGAACCTGAAGGATTATCCGAATGCAACCATTTTGAATGTAATTTTCGAAGATTGGGAGGTCGAAGAAGGGGCTTTCGATTTAGTCATATCCGGCTCGGCTTTTCACTGGATACCTGCTGAGGTTGGATATTCACGTTGTGCTCAGGCGCTTAAAGAAAAGAGATGGCTTGCTCTTTTTTGGAATGGCGATGCAAAACCATCAGGTGGTGTTTATGATGCCATTCGAGAGGTCTATATAAAGCTTGCTCCTGAGATGGATCGTCGAGGGAATAAGCATTCTCAAGAGAGTGTGATAGGTGATCGAGAGAAGGAACTAAGAGAATCCGGTTTGTTTACCTCGCCAATTGCCAAACGTTATCCTTGGACAAGACGATTATCAGCTGATGAGTATGTGCGTCTTACCTGCACCTATTCCGACCATATCGCTTTATCTGAAGAAAAGCGGCAAACAGTTTGCGAGGCTTTACGTAAGACTATCAACCACCATGGCGGCTACATCGACCGTCAATATTTAACCCGCCTTTTTATAGCCCAAAAGCTTTAAATTCATAGCAGACCTATTCTTCGCTCAATCTGAGGGATTGCATAGGAAATCTGCGTCATGCTATAATACGTGGTCTGACGTGGGGCAATAGCTCAGTTGGGAGAGCACTTCCATGGCATGGAAGGGGTCAGGGGTTCGAGTCCCCTTTGCTCCAATTTTTTATTTTTGCTTCTTGACAGCTTCAGATTCTTGGGTTTGCACTGATTCCTCTTCGAACCAATAGATGTAGAGGAGCCGTCCGTCTTCTTTTACAATTACTTCTTTACGCATATATCGATAATACCTTTCATTAGAGTAACTCATTCTATAAAATCTTGACTTGAGGGATAGGATAGGCCAAAATTGGGTGTACTGTGGCTGTGTGCTTGAATTGTCACGGAGGAGATTAATGCCTTATCCAATATTCGATCGTAAACGCCTTCAACTCCGCCCGTTGGATGAGCGGATACATGATGTGCACGTTTGCGATCTTTTTGAACTTACTGATACTACACCTGTTTTTGAGCATCCTAACCTCGATACCCTATCTGATAGGATGGCGCAGGCGGTTCAAAATAAGCGCCCTGTTATTTTGATGATGGGCGCGCATGTGATTAAGGTGGGGCTTAGCCGCTTTGTCATCGATATGATGAAGCGCGGAATGGTCACTCATGTGGCGATGAATGGGGCTGGCCCGATTCATGACAGCGATTTGGCGCTTGTTGGCGGGACGAGCGAGAGCGTTAAGCGCTATATAAAAAAGGGCGAATTTGGGCTTTGGGAAGAAGCCGGACGGCTGAATGAAGCGGCTAAAGAAGCGGCGCTGGATGGTATCGGTTATGGTGAAGCCATCGGGCGGATGATTTCATCGGGCGGATACCCACACGAAGAAATCAGCATATTGGCTGCCGGATATAAATTGAAGGTGCCCGTAACGGTACATGTGGGGATTGGGTATGACATCATTCACCAGCATCCTAATTGCGACGGCGCAGCGATAGGCACAGCTTCATATACCGATTTTCTCGTTTACGCTCATGCTGTGTCACAGCTTGAGGGCGGGGTGCTTTTATGTTTCGGTTCGGCGGTGATGGGGCCGGAAGTTTATTTGAAGGCATTGTCGATGGCCCGTAATGTTGCGATACAGGAAGGCCGAGAAATTCGCCATTTCGCAACCGGTGTGTTCGACCTGATGAAACTCGAAGGTGACCTCACCCAGGAAGCTCCCACGGATGATCCGCGCTATTATTATCGCCCATGGAAAACAATCTTAGTGCGAACGGTTCAAGACGGCGGCGAAAGCTTCTATTTCGCAGGTGACCACCGCGCCACAATGCCGAGTTTATATCGAAAAGTGATTGCTCGGCTATAGATTTGATGCAGTTCATTTTGCGATTATTTGCTAGAAATGAACATTTTCAGATGCCCTTTCAGTCTAAGGATGAAGGGAGGCGAAAAAATGGATTTTTCTGTACAAAAAGGATTTTTACCATTCTTTACCATTGCTGTTGTCCTACTATGTGCTTGTGCTGCAGTATCTCAATTAATGGCAAGTGAACAATATGAGCAAAGAGATATTCCAGAGGAACTGTTTGCTTTAGATAAACGTGGGGCTCTCTGCGAGGGAATTCAACTGAAAGCCGAAGTCAAGAGCTCAATCATTAATCAAGGCGATAGAGTGACAATAAGACTTCGTTGCCATAACATATCAGGAATTGCTCAACCTAGTTTCAAAATGGCTGATAATTATCTCGGGTTTTTTGCATTAGTTATTGGTCCAAATGGTCGAATTTACACTCAAAAAAAGACGGAACCATTAAATTTCATTTCTGGCTCACGATTTGATTTCAAGCCTGGTGACGAGATTCTATATGCTTATTCTCTCACAGATCAATATGGGAATTTCGAACCAGGTATCTATCAGATAACATTCCTTCGTTACGTTCGTTCCAGTAAACAGAATAATTATAACCATGTCTTGTCCAATACAGTCGCTTTAACGGTGTTGGACAAGACTCCCAAAGCTCAAGATAACAACAGACAAGCATCAGAGAATTCTAACAAACGAATGGCTGATGCAGATACTAAGCTCAACAACGCCTTAGAAAAAACTCAGCGAGAAAAAGATTTAAATAGCCTTCATTTAGTTGTCGAAATCGATCCTTCTTCCACTATCGTACAGGGAAAGCCGGTTGGTATAAAATTTCAGATAATAAATGCAGGTGAAAGGATCCTTTGGATTGGTTTATCGACTCCTGAAAAAGATTTCGATCTACTCATAAAAGGGCCAAAAGGCGAATTAAACCCGCTACAAGATATAAAACACACTTCGACTATAGGTTGGGATGGTAGCTCGTTTCCTTTGCAACCACACGAACAACTCAATCAAAAAATGATGCTTAGTGGATACTACGATTTATCGACCCCAGGGACATACCAAATCACTGCATCCATACCAATGGGCAAACTTAATGAGAAAAATTATTACTTAATCTCCAATACGGCTACCCTAACAATTTTGGATATGCCAAGTGATGTATCCCTATCCGAAATATTTGTGCCTAAAAAGCAAGGCGCTGTTACAGAAGGATATAAACTTGACGTCGAGTTCGACCAAACTCAAATTTCGTCTGGAAAGCCTGTGCTTCTTAAGCACACCGTCCTAAACTTAACAGATAAAGTTCGTTCTATCTTCGAAGGAGCGCCTGGAAATACTTATAAAGTTTTCATTCGAGGTCCGTCAGGTGTGCTTACTCCACGTAAACCTGCTGGGCACTTTGCATTTGAAAGTTTCAAGAATAGAGAAATTCCACCATGTGTGGCAATACAGCAAAAGTATCTTTTAAGTGATGAGTATGATTTTTCTGCTGTCGGTGAGTATGTAATTAGCCTTGCACTGAGTGTGAGAAGCCTCAATGGCATGAGTTATGACTATGTCGTATCCAATCCGGTCAGATTGACGGTGATAAAGTCGAAAAAATAGCATCAGATCAATCGGTTGGTAGCTTTTGATTAGGTACTAAAAGGGTATGGAAGGGTATTATCCTTTCTGATAGATTGGGAGGAAGATTGAAGTTATGATGGAATTAGTTCAACCGGGGATTACGCCCCCATTAGATCCTACTTTTCGACCGGCGGCATTGGCTAACCGGTTGTTTCGTGAGAAAGTAAAAGCATCCGGCCAAGGTGTACCGTTGGTCATCGGTCTCGGTCGTAGTGACGGCACTTTGTCGGTATATCCTGTCGAGGTATTTCCTGCAGGAGTACCGGGGTCGGAAGGCAATTATCAATATATTGAACGTATCGTCAAGTTTCTGCTTTGGCAACGGGGTGGGTATCGGGTCATCATAGGCGGCCCGTGCGATATTGGCGAACATATCAAGCAAGTTTATTCGCCTGAGGGTGCGCGCAAGTTCGATTTTGAGTTCATGGGCGGCGTTTATGAGAATACTTTTGTGGTCGAAATCACTGATGCCGATAAGGTCCCGCCTGCGAATGAGATGAGCAAGGCATTAGGCCGTCATCTTGGCGGTTGCCGAATAGGTTTCGATGCAGGGGCAAGCGATCACAAGGTTTCGGCAGTGATTGATGGGGAAGCGGTATTCAGCGATGAGGTCATCTGGCATCCACGTCCTCAAACTGACCCTGCCTACCATTATAACGAAATCGTAGGGGCGCTAAAGAAAGCCGCATCCCACATGCCGAGAGTTGATGCCATCGGTGTCAGCTCAGCAGGGGTATATATTAACAACCGCGTGATGGTCGCCTCGCTGTTTAGGGGTATTCCTAAAGACCTTTTTGAATCCCAAGTCAAAGATTTATTCTTGCGCATTAAAAAAGAGTGGAACGTTCCTCTTGAAGTTGCGAACGATGGCGAGGTAACAGCGTTGGCCGGTTCGATGAGCTTGGGTGTGAATGCGATTATAGGCGTTGCGATGGGTTCAAGCGAGGCTGCCGGTTACGTTACGCCCGAAGGCAACATCACCAATTGGTTGGATGAACTGGCTTTTGCGCCTGTTGACTATTCACCTGAGGCATCAGCAGATGAGTGGTCGGGCGATCCGGGAGTAGGCGCGATGTATTTCTCGCAGCAAGCCATCTTCCGCTTAGCGCCTGCAGCCGGGATTAACTTAGATGAGAATTTAGGCTTGGCTGAAAAGCTCAAGAGCTTCCAAGACCTTCACAAAGCTGGCGATCCACGCACCAAGGCTGTCTATGAGACCATCGGGGTCTATCTTGGTTATGGTGTCGCTCACTATGCAGATTTCTACGACCTGGAGCACATGTTGGTGTTAGGACGAGTGACTTCCGGCGATGGCGGCACAATCATTCTCGATAAGGCCAATGAGGTTCTTAAGAAAGAATTCCCAGACTTGGCAGCAAAGGTAAGCCTGCATCTACCAGACGAAAAGAGCCGCCGAATAGGCCAATCGATAGCGGCAGCGAGTTTGCCAGAGGTGTAAAAAGCTATTAGCCATCAGCAATCAGCCATCAGCTATTTTGAATAATAAAAGGTGAATTGCTTGCGTGATTTTCGACAATTGAAAGTGTGGGCAAAGGCTCACCAACTGACTTTGGATGTATATAAAGTTACAGTACCATTCCCACGTGAAGAAGTCTATGGCTTGACTAACCAGATACGGAGGGCAAGTGCATCAATCGCTGCGAATATTGCTGAAGGCTGTGGTAGAGATGGTGAAGCTGAGTTAGGAAGGTTTATGCGGATAGCTATGGGGTCAGCAAGTGAGTTGGAATATCATCTACTCTTGGCGCACGATCTTAATTTTCTATCCAGAGAAGTACATGACAGTTTGAATTTATCTGTTACTGAAGTTAAACGTATGTTAGCAACTTTTATTAAAAAGCTGAAAGCTGATAGCTGACAGCTAACAGCTAATAGGGAGGAAATTATGAACTTGAAGAATAGTACTGCGGAAATATGGGTGCCGGATGAGTTGGCGGTTTTGAGCGCGATTGGGCGGACTACTCATATGGGAATTAGCGCGCATCAGGATGATTTGGAGATTATGGCTTATGAAGGCATCCTGAATTGCTTTGGGTTGGCTGATAAGTGGTTTATGGGCGTTGTAGTGACCAACGGCAGCGGCAGCCCTCGGGATGACCTATACAAAGACTACACTGATGTAGAAATGCAAGCCATACGGCGCAAGGAGCAGAAGAAGGCGGCTTGTGTTGGTGAGTATGGCTCGATTGCGATGCTGGACTACGGCAGCAGCGCTGTTAAAGACGGCAAGAATGAAGATGTGAAGAATGATTTGAAAGAGTTGCTGATAGCCGCCCAGCCAGAAGTTGTTTATACCCACAACTTTGCCGATAAGCATGATACGCATGTAGCTGTAACGCTTCGTCTTATTAACGCTTTGCGTGAATTGCCGGTCGAGATGAGACCAAAGCAGGTTCTTGGATGCGAAGTCTGGCGTGATCTGGATTGGATGACCGATTCGGATAAAGTACCGATGGATGTATCGGCTCATGAGAACTTGGCAGCGGCGTTGTTGGGAGTTTTTGATTCGCAAATATGCGGCGGCAAGCGATATGACATAGCTACTATGGGACGAAGACGCGCTCATGCTACCTATTATTCTTCCCACGGTGTTGATACCACCACTCACCTGAACTTTGCGATGGACTTAACGGGTCTGGTTGAAGATTCAACACTTAATGTTGAGGAGTTTATCCAGAGCTATATTGACCGGTTTGCCAATGAAGTGCAGGCGCGTTTGGCGAAGCTGAGCGGTTAAGGAGATTAAAATGGATATTACTGAGCTAGAAGGCTACGTGGGCGCAGATATTGGCGGGCAGTCGATTAAGATCGGCACATTTCGGGATGGGGTGTTTATTTCGAAAGATTTTGTGACCCCACCGGATTATCCGGCGGCTCGTGAGCAGATGATTGCAGTTGCTCGTGAGTTGGCAGGCGGCAAACCGAAAGGCTTTGGTGTTGGCTCTCCTGGGCCGTTGGATTGGCGCAAAGGATATCTCCCTTGGACACCCAATATCCCTTGGAAACATATTTATTACACGGAGATGGGGAATGACCTAGGTTGCCCTGTGTTTGTTGACAATGACGCGAATGTGGCAGGATTGGCTGAATCGGTGCTAGGGGCAGGACGAGGCTATGATATAGCTGCTGGCTTTACTTTGGGAACTGGAATTGGTTTTTTTACCATAAAAGGCGGCCATATTTATCATGGACGTGAAGATGTGGAGGGTGGGCATCAGATGCTCAATCCGGAGGGGCCAGAATGCACTTGCGGCTCTCGTGGATGCCTTGAGTCTTTTATTTCTGCCTGGGCAATTCGAAAGAAGACCGGTAAAGACCCAGACCAGATTGATGACCCGAAGTTTTGGGCGGAGATCGCCTACTTTCTGGCGTGGGGAATTACGAATGTGAATGCGCTTGTCTGTCCTGAGATATTTGTGCTGTGCGGGGGAATGATTCAGCGTGGGGATATGTTGATGACTCCGCTGCATATAGAACTTAACCGAATGTGCAAAATCATGCCTCCGGCTCCGATTAAACTTGCGGAGTTAGGCACTCGAGCAGGTGTGTATGGCGCGATTGTCTTGGCTCGGCTCGGG
The window above is part of the bacterium genome. Proteins encoded here:
- a CDS encoding tetratricopeptide repeat protein, which produces MAINGKYGFILCFVCIAGVILTPDVQGTIIRNNEKTVSAIVHSGASFSIYLTDAEEADKCVERGLAYNKTHEYDKALAEFDRAIALDPQAPSAYNCKSSVYISLEKYNLALDNANTAIELDSSWASPYNNRGTAYLFLDKNDLALADYNKSIELDSKIALAYSNRGCVYLRKKMYSASLDDCNTAISLDPGLYLAYYNRGSVYFDQAEYSKAIPDLDKAIELNPGYSSAYLTRGLAYYRIKDYDRAISDYDKSIALKPTSPAYFDRALARAKKDQDDLAIMDYDQAIVLDPKDPDSYYNRALAYDRKRDRDKAISDFSKFIDLSPQDPDGYYKRGYDYWRTGKYDLAIIDFDKVISLDPEYSSAYLGRGMAYDDKKDFLKAIADYTKTIELDPKGSSAYYNRGLTYDNTKDYYKAIADYSKFIELAPEDPDGYTRRAMDYKIKGDYDLAVADYEKSISINAKDPYVYNKRAALWVTMKDLKKAAADIKKVQALGGKPDPEVVKALKPASKSPKKPIKKRK
- a CDS encoding periplasmic heavy metal sensor — protein: MKKRNIVVILALILALTVSIAVAQRGRGGPGMGRGPAAVNQANPNCQMGQPTGMGKGMGMGMGMFSMMARDLNLSQEQTTALQEECKKCMTETQTQRSEMQAKMKEMALLILADTPDNAAIQAKRGEIQSLQTELGNSMIDHMLVGSSVLNAEQKTKLRDKISKCQSFGPGMGMGKGPGGPAPMRGSCPMGGPNSGMPGNVTK
- a CDS encoding class I SAM-dependent methyltransferase, yielding MMTRQVERRVLFDTVADLYNEARPGYPAEMIEDIISITGVPQGGRILEVGAGTGQATLGFAKKGFEILSLELGANLAERARQNLKDYPNATILNVIFEDWEVEEGAFDLVISGSAFHWIPAEVGYSRCAQALKEKRWLALFWNGDAKPSGGVYDAIREVYIKLAPEMDRRGNKHSQESVIGDREKELRESGLFTSPIAKRYPWTRRLSADEYVRLTCTYSDHIALSEEKRQTVCEALRKTINHHGGYIDRQYLTRLFIAQKL
- a CDS encoding ROK family protein encodes the protein MMELVQPGITPPLDPTFRPAALANRLFREKVKASGQGVPLVIGLGRSDGTLSVYPVEVFPAGVPGSEGNYQYIERIVKFLLWQRGGYRVIIGGPCDIGEHIKQVYSPEGARKFDFEFMGGVYENTFVVEITDADKVPPANEMSKALGRHLGGCRIGFDAGASDHKVSAVIDGEAVFSDEVIWHPRPQTDPAYHYNEIVGALKKAASHMPRVDAIGVSSAGVYINNRVMVASLFRGIPKDLFESQVKDLFLRIKKEWNVPLEVANDGEVTALAGSMSLGVNAIIGVAMGSSEAAGYVTPEGNITNWLDELAFAPVDYSPEASADEWSGDPGVGAMYFSQQAIFRLAPAAGINLDENLGLAEKLKSFQDLHKAGDPRTKAVYETIGVYLGYGVAHYADFYDLEHMLVLGRVTSGDGGTIILDKANEVLKKEFPDLAAKVSLHLPDEKSRRIGQSIAAASLPEV
- a CDS encoding four helix bundle protein, translated to MNCLRDFRQLKVWAKAHQLTLDVYKVTVPFPREEVYGLTNQIRRASASIAANIAEGCGRDGEAELGRFMRIAMGSASELEYHLLLAHDLNFLSREVHDSLNLSVTEVKRMLATFIKKLKADS
- a CDS encoding PIG-L family deacetylase — encoded protein: MNLKNSTAEIWVPDELAVLSAIGRTTHMGISAHQDDLEIMAYEGILNCFGLADKWFMGVVVTNGSGSPRDDLYKDYTDVEMQAIRRKEQKKAACVGEYGSIAMLDYGSSAVKDGKNEDVKNDLKELLIAAQPEVVYTHNFADKHDTHVAVTLRLINALRELPVEMRPKQVLGCEVWRDLDWMTDSDKVPMDVSAHENLAAALLGVFDSQICGGKRYDIATMGRRRAHATYYSSHGVDTTTHLNFAMDLTGLVEDSTLNVEEFIQSYIDRFANEVQARLAKLSG
- a CDS encoding ROK family protein, which gives rise to MDITELEGYVGADIGGQSIKIGTFRDGVFISKDFVTPPDYPAAREQMIAVARELAGGKPKGFGVGSPGPLDWRKGYLPWTPNIPWKHIYYTEMGNDLGCPVFVDNDANVAGLAESVLGAGRGYDIAAGFTLGTGIGFFTIKGGHIYHGREDVEGGHQMLNPEGPECTCGSRGCLESFISAWAIRKKTGKDPDQIDDPKFWAEIAYFLAWGITNVNALVCPEIFVLCGGMIQRGDMLMTPLHIELNRMCKIMPPAPIKLAELGTRAGVYGAIVLARLGHSEKNEMSK